DNA from Candidatus Cloacimonas acidaminovorans str. Evry:
GCTGAAGTGCATAGCGCCAGTAATTACTATATGGATAGTTTAAACTTCTATCGCCCCGAACGGCAAATGTAGCTACCTGACCGGGCTTAAAAGCATACTTGGTTTTTAAATTTATATTATAGGCATTGTAATTACGATTGCCAATATCAATGCCGAGAATTTTATCCCTACCTGTATAAGGATTATAGATAGGATAATCGGCATCAATTAGTGTTCTTCCATTTAAAGTATAATCACCATTGGGATCACTTATATAATAATCTTTCAAACGACCATCCAACCATTCACCGGCACCATTGAGATAAAATGTGAATTTTTCCTTCATTTCCTGAGAAGCAAAAGGTAATACAGGACCCCCAATAGCCAATTTCACAACATCAGTATTGCGTCCCTCGCCAATAAGATGATCGGTATTATATTCAACCTTGCCGGAGAAAAAAGGATCTCCATCTTTAGTAACAATATTGATCACACCCGATTGAGCATTGCCATATTCTGCTGGAAAACCTCCTGTCATCACTTTCATATCTTTAATAGCATCGGTATCAACTTGTAAAGTCGCTCCTCCGTCAACAGGATCGGTAACACTCATACCATCTATAGTATAATTAATTTCATTTGAACGGCCACCACGAATATGTAATTCGCCTCCAACATTAGTTACTCCTGCTTGCAAAGCAACAATATCAGCAACATCTGAAACGGCAGCATCTGTCACAATACTCATTTCTATATTTCTGGCACTTCCTACACGGTTTTTATCTACCTTATCTTCAGTAGCTGTAACGGTTACTGCCTTCATTTCAAAACCGCTTTTATTCATAGTAGGAGCAAGATTTGTAGTTTGATCTACAATTATACGCACATCATTATACACCACAGTATCATAACCGATAAGGGAAAACTTAACTGTATAAAGACCTGGGGGAATATTTATGATAATTGCTGTTCCTTTAGCATTCGTTTGACCACCGGTTACTCGTTGATTTCCTTGCATAACAACAATATTAACAAATTCCAAGGGGCGACCGGCATTATCGCGCACTCTAACTGCAAGTTTTCCAGTAGTAGCAGCTTCTAAAAATACTGTTCCTGCAAGCATAATTATTAGTAGGATCAATGCATATTTACGCATCGAAAACCTCCCTCTCTTCAGGGTTTTATACCTTTATTTTATTTATAGTTCCAAGCTCAAATAAGCTTTTTCATATATCTTAACTTCTTACTCAAAAACTCTTCTTTGTAATCTTAAGAAAAAAGTCAAGAGGTTTTTTTATAATATAATCTAAATTCCTCTTCTAACAAGGTGAAAACTATCTAAATTTCTTAACTTTAACATTCCTGAATGAATTCCACTTTTTCTTTTATCTGATTTTGGTTCACAAGTTCGCCTATACATCTTGCTTCCGGTATAGTTAAGTATTTATCAAATGCCTCATTATCAACTATACAGATCATCCCTGTTCCCAAATTAAAGGCCTCTCTCATTGTTTCCTCGGATAGTTTTCCTGCCTCTTGCAACCAATGAAAGAAAGGAGGTATTTCTGATTTCTTGATTTTAATTTGAGCACTAATACCTGCTGGTAAAATCCGTTTTAAATTTCCGATAATACCACCTCCGGTAATATGAGCTAAGCCACTAAGATTAGGGTCTGTAAGATAATCTTTCAGTAAAGGCAGATAACTTCTATGAACACTTAAAAGTAATTCACCCAAGGTAGTTTGACATTCAGGAATATAGCTATCCAGAGATAATTTTAGTTGCTCAAACACAATTTTCCTTACCAAGGAATAACCATTAGTATGTAATCCACTGCTTGGCAAAGAAATAAGCTGGTCACCAGGTTTAATTTTAGGTCTGGGTAATATTTGTTCCTGTTCTACAATACCTATTATTGTGCCCACCAGATCAAATTCTTCATCTTTATACAAATCCGGCATTTCTGCCATTTCTCCTCCGATTAAAACACAGGAATTTTGCTGACAGGCAATGATGATTCCTTCAATCATTTTTTCCACTTTTGCCGGCTCCAGTTTTCCGATACCGATGTAATCCAGAAAAAATTGCGGGATTGCACCCTGAACTAAAATATCATTTACACAGTGATTTACCAGGTCTTGACCAATTGTTTCGTATTTGTCAGCCATAATAGCAATTAAAAGTTTGGTTCCCACTCCATCGGTGCTGGAAACAAGAATCGGCTGATGCCATAAATTTTTATCTATTTTATAAAGTCCGCCAAATCCGCCTAATTCACTAAGAACATTGCTGTTGTAGGTGCTACGAACTTTCTGTTTTATTGCTAAAACAGTTGCTTCTCCAGCTTGTATATCAACTCCTGCTTTGCGATAATCCAGTCCATTTTTCAAGTTGTCCATTTTACCAGTTGTTCCTTATTCACATCAATTTCTGCTTTGGTTTTATCAATTAAACCTTTCACGCTGAAATCAGCTACATTTAACGCTGATATAACTGTTCCGTATAAAATTGCTTCCTTAATTACTGCCCGGTTTAAGATATTATGATTTGCCAAATATCCCATAAAAGCACCGGCAAAACTATCTCCTGCCCCTGTTGGGTCTTTAACTTCTTCTAGGGGATAAGCAGGCGCAAAATACATATCGTCATTTGAAATAGCTACCGAACCGTATTCACCGCGTTTAACAATTATCCATTGCGGTCCCAAAGAGAGTATATCTCTGGCGGCAGAATAAATATTCTCCTTATTTGTATACTCTCTAACTTCGTCCTCATTCATAAAAACAATATTTACTCGCCTCAGCACTTGTTCTATTTCTTTGGGACACAAATAAATCCAATAATTCATAGTATCACAGGCAAGATGTGAATAACCGGATACCTGATTTAAAACCTGCATTTGCAAGGAAGGATTGATGTTAGCTAATAATAAACTACGACAGCTTTTGCAGGACTCGGGCAATTGAGGAGAAAAATCAGCAAAAACATTTAACTCCGTAGAAAGCGTTTCCACTTTATTCCAGGTATTATATTTTCCGCTCCAGCGAAATGTTTTGCCCTCTTTAACCTCCAGTCCGTCCAGATTTATACCTTTTTGCTGTAGTAAGTTAAGACCATCTATCGGAAAATCCGTTCCGACTACTCCTACAATATAAGCATCTGTAAAAAAGGAACCTGCTAAAGCACCATAAATAGCAGAGCCGCCTAAAGCATTTTGTATTTCTCCGGCAGGTGTGGAAATACTATCCAAACCTATTGAACCAACTATTACTAAACTCAAGGTATGATCTCCTTCTGCAATGTATCTGCTTGTAAAGTGTCGGTAACACTTGCAGAAGGATTTTGAACTACATTTTTTGTATTCCCGAGGTGATTCATAAGATAAAGAATGATTATTAAGGCAAGCACCATAATTATCAGCTTAGGCCAATTATATGCCTTTTTACGCTTATCCTTCCAGCGTTCTTTCATCTTATCGTTTAAGTCGTTCATCTTTACCTCCCGGAAGCTAACTCTGCCAGAAAAGAAGCAAAGCGATTTAATCCTTCCTTTATGTTTTCTATGCTATTAGCATAAGAAAAACGCACGGTTCCTTCCATTCCGAATGAATTACCCGATACCAGAGCAACATAATACTTGTCAAGTAATTTAGCACAAAAATCATCGGAGGTCTTAATATTCTGGTTATTGTTCTCCAGATACCATTTTATTCCCGGCATAATGTAAAAAGCTCCTTGGGGCTTAAAACAGGTAATATGCGGAAGTTTTTTCAGCTCTTCATATAAAAAATCCCGGCGACGGGCAAATTCCACTCGCATTTTTTCTATTGAATCGTCTTCTTCCTTTAAAGCTGTTACACAGGCATATTGTGTAATAGAATTAACACAGGAAGTTGTATGTTCCTGAACCATACCTCCTGCTGAAATAATATCACCAGGTCCTGCTGCATAACCAAGACGCCAGCCAGTCATTGCATAAGCTTTAGAAACACCGTTTATTACAATAGTCCTTTGTTTCATTTCTTCACTAATGCTTGCTATTGATATATGTTTTGCATCATCATAAACCAGACGTTCATAAATCTCATCGGATATAACCAGTATATTATATTTGATACATATCTCAGCTATATCGGAAAGTTCAGCTTGGGTATAAACTGTGCCTGTTGGATTGCTGGGTGAATTCATTATCAGCACTTTGGAGCAGGGATTCTCTTTTATTGCTTTTTCCAGGTCTGCAGGTTGAATTTTATATCCCTTTTCTTCACAGGTAGGAATATAAACCGGTTCTGCATTAGCTAAAGCAACCTGATAAGGATAGCTTACCCAATAAGGAGTTGCCATCAAAACCTGGTCTTTATCATCACACACGGCAATCAGGGAATTTACAATGGCTGCCTTGGCTCCAGGTGAAACCAGAATTTCTTTGGGGCTATACTTTAACCCGTTATCCCGTAATAATTTCTCGCAAATTGCCTGTCTCAATTCAGGTATTCCGGCATTATTAGTATAACGCGTAAAATTAGCATCTATAGCTTTATGTGCTGATGCCTTAATATATTCCGGGGTATTAAAATCTGGCTCTCCTACGCTAAAACTGATTACATCAATTCCAGCATCCTTCATTTCTTTTGCTTTCGCCGATAAACTTAATGTTGGCGAGGGCTTAATTAAACGGCAGCGGTTGGATAGCTTGATAGCCATCTTCACCTCCAATCTATCTTTTTTTTATTTCTTTTTTTGTTGATCCGCCAAAAGCAGAACAATAGCGACTGTATTAACAATATCTTCAGC
Protein-coding regions in this window:
- the purM gene encoding phosphoribosylformylglycinamidine cyclo-ligase, with the translated sequence MDNLKNGLDYRKAGVDIQAGEATVLAIKQKVRSTYNSNVLSELGGFGGLYKIDKNLWHQPILVSSTDGVGTKLLIAIMADKYETIGQDLVNHCVNDILVQGAIPQFFLDYIGIGKLEPAKVEKMIEGIIIACQQNSCVLIGGEMAEMPDLYKDEEFDLVGTIIGIVEQEQILPRPKIKPGDQLISLPSSGLHTNGYSLVRKIVFEQLKLSLDSYIPECQTTLGELLLSVHRSYLPLLKDYLTDPNLSGLAHITGGGIIGNLKRILPAGISAQIKIKKSEIPPFFHWLQEAGKLSEETMREAFNLGTGMICIVDNEAFDKYLTIPEARCIGELVNQNQIKEKVEFIQEC
- a CDS encoding PfkB family carbohydrate kinase; this translates as MSLVIVGSIGLDSISTPAGEIQNALGGSAIYGALAGSFFTDAYIVGVVGTDFPIDGLNLLQQKGINLDGLEVKEGKTFRWSGKYNTWNKVETLSTELNVFADFSPQLPESCKSCRSLLLANINPSLQMQVLNQVSGYSHLACDTMNYWIYLCPKEIEQVLRRVNIVFMNEDEVREYTNKENIYSAARDILSLGPQWIIVKRGEYGSVAISNDDMYFAPAYPLEEVKDPTGAGDSFAGAFMGYLANHNILNRAVIKEAILYGTVISALNVADFSVKGLIDKTKAEIDVNKEQLVKWTT
- a CDS encoding pyridoxal phosphate-dependent aminotransferase, producing the protein MAIKLSNRCRLIKPSPTLSLSAKAKEMKDAGIDVISFSVGEPDFNTPEYIKASAHKAIDANFTRYTNNAGIPELRQAICEKLLRDNGLKYSPKEILVSPGAKAAIVNSLIAVCDDKDQVLMATPYWVSYPYQVALANAEPVYIPTCEEKGYKIQPADLEKAIKENPCSKVLIMNSPSNPTGTVYTQAELSDIAEICIKYNILVISDEIYERLVYDDAKHISIASISEEMKQRTIVINGVSKAYAMTGWRLGYAAGPGDIISAGGMVQEHTTSCVNSITQYACVTALKEEDDSIEKMRVEFARRRDFLYEELKKLPHITCFKPQGAFYIMPGIKWYLENNNQNIKTSDDFCAKLLDKYYVALVSGNSFGMEGTVRFSYANSIENIKEGLNRFASFLAELASGR